A part of Deltaproteobacteria bacterium genomic DNA contains:
- a CDS encoding DUF72 domain-containing protein, translated as MEEKGVYIATSGWQYGHWIGPFYPEDISKSKLFEFYSTRFDTVEVNNSFYRLPEKTTFAHWKEKSPEKFIFALKASRFITHVKRLKDPIEPVRNFMDRAVVLEEKLGPILFQLPPRWNLNTERLAIFLEALPRDFRFAFECRDPSWFNPEVYRLLKEHNCAFCIFDFDFLLSPREVTADFIYMRLHGPAGKYRGRYSDETLLDWAGFIRKWKGKVKAVYCYFDNDEAGYAAADALRLKGMLGLKGNF; from the coding sequence ATGGAAGAGAAAGGCGTCTATATAGCGACTTCCGGATGGCAGTACGGCCACTGGATCGGGCCGTTCTATCCGGAGGATATCTCAAAATCGAAGCTCTTTGAATTCTACTCCACCCGATTTGATACCGTCGAGGTAAATAACTCCTTTTACAGGCTCCCCGAGAAGACCACCTTCGCCCACTGGAAGGAAAAAAGCCCCGAAAAGTTCATTTTCGCCCTCAAGGCGAGCCGCTTCATAACCCATGTGAAAAGGCTCAAGGACCCGATAGAGCCGGTCAGGAACTTCATGGACCGCGCCGTGGTGCTCGAAGAAAAGCTCGGGCCCATCCTGTTTCAGCTGCCTCCCAGGTGGAACCTTAATACCGAAAGGCTCGCGATCTTCCTCGAAGCCCTTCCGCGGGATTTCAGGTTCGCATTCGAATGCAGGGACCCGAGCTGGTTCAATCCCGAGGTCTACAGGCTCTTGAAGGAGCATAACTGCGCCTTTTGCATCTTCGATTTCGACTTCCTCCTCTCGCCCAGGGAGGTCACCGCGGATTTCATCTACATGCGCCTCCACGGCCCGGCAGGCAAATACAGGGGGCGGTATTCGGATGAAACGCTCCTGGATTGGGCCGGGTTCATAAGGAAATGGAAGGGCAAGGTCAAGGCCGTGTACTGCTACTTCGATAACGACGAGGCCGGGTACGCGGCAGCGGATGCATTGAGGCTCAAGGGGATGTTGGGCCTTAAAGGCAACTTCTGA
- a CDS encoding PAS domain S-box protein, producing MEEKTSRQGRPEQKTEARTYSPMKIILILVLSVFFVEILIMLLLYFYRDFLEPVHAIFIDAPLLVLILSPILYYFIFRPLIALVEKRAEAERAASRERDRFQKYLEVAGVMVVVLDRDGKVRLINRNACQALGYREEEVLGRDWVENFIPARLRKEVRFEFDGLISAGREAEGYFENPVMTRSGEERDVLWHNAVLMEDGVVAGTLSSGEDITERKKTELALKESETRYRLVHNTAFDGIIIADAKDRIIDCNESAARIFGYPREGLIGQDVSVIVPDKYKKAHKEGLERFLKTGESTVQGMILEYEGVRKNGEIFPLELALNNFTLGGVLHFTAMVRDITDRKRAERERELIQARLSQSQKMEAIGRFAGGISHDFNNILTAIRGNAELALEEMKKTDPAYPRVDGIINSVMLASKLTRQLLLFSRGQPFELVPLNINKLVEELLVMISHIIGEDITISTDLAPDLWTIEADESNIEQVIMNLALNAKDAMPEGGTLSIKTENVVIDERRAKAVPDARQGEAVCLTVADTGVGIEREFLPRIFEPFFTTKEAGKGTGFGLSIVYSIVKQHRGWLSVKSEPGKGTMFRIYFPAVLRRREREEAREGKHLKGRGEKVLLVEDDLPVREFTKAALANNGFRVVEAGNAKEAIEAFEREPDLKLLFSDLVLKDKSGFNLAEEVLTRKPDMAVVITSGYAEETTRPLLKEKGYSFLPKPYSVSSLMRAVSEALERSKRSD from the coding sequence ATGGAAGAGAAGACCTCACGCCAGGGCAGGCCAGAGCAGAAGACGGAAGCCCGGACCTACTCGCCGATGAAGATAATATTGATTCTTGTCCTGTCGGTCTTCTTCGTCGAGATCCTGATAATGCTGCTCCTCTATTTCTACAGGGACTTTCTGGAGCCCGTCCATGCCATCTTCATAGACGCCCCGCTCCTTGTACTTATCCTCTCCCCCATCCTTTATTACTTCATATTCAGGCCGCTCATTGCGCTCGTAGAAAAGCGCGCGGAGGCCGAGAGGGCGGCTTCGAGGGAAAGGGACCGGTTCCAGAAGTACCTCGAAGTCGCAGGGGTGATGGTGGTCGTACTTGACCGGGACGGGAAGGTGCGCCTAATAAACAGGAACGCCTGCCAGGCGCTCGGGTACAGGGAGGAAGAGGTACTCGGCAGGGACTGGGTGGAGAATTTCATACCGGCAAGGCTCAGAAAAGAGGTCCGGTTCGAGTTCGACGGGCTTATCTCGGCCGGCAGGGAGGCCGAGGGGTATTTCGAGAACCCTGTAATGACGAGAAGCGGCGAGGAAAGGGACGTCCTGTGGCATAACGCCGTCCTGATGGAAGACGGGGTTGTAGCGGGCACCTTGAGCTCCGGCGAGGACATAACCGAGAGGAAAAAGACCGAGCTGGCCTTGAAGGAGAGCGAGACAAGGTACCGCCTTGTCCACAATACCGCCTTCGACGGCATTATCATAGCCGACGCGAAGGACAGGATAATAGACTGCAACGAGAGCGCGGCCCGGATATTCGGATATCCCAGGGAAGGGCTCATCGGGCAGGACGTCTCCGTGATCGTTCCAGACAAGTACAAGAAGGCCCATAAAGAGGGGCTTGAAAGGTTTCTCAAGACCGGTGAGAGCACCGTACAGGGCATGATACTCGAATACGAGGGCGTGAGGAAAAACGGCGAGATATTCCCCCTGGAGCTCGCCCTCAATAATTTCACTCTCGGCGGGGTGCTCCACTTCACGGCCATGGTCCGGGACATAACCGACCGGAAGCGCGCCGAGCGCGAAAGGGAGCTAATACAGGCGCGCCTCAGCCAGTCGCAGAAGATGGAGGCCATCGGAAGGTTCGCAGGCGGGATATCACATGACTTCAATAATATCCTCACCGCGATAAGGGGGAACGCCGAGCTGGCACTGGAGGAAATGAAAAAGACCGACCCGGCATACCCCCGCGTGGACGGAATAATCAATTCCGTGATGCTCGCCTCAAAGCTCACCCGGCAGCTCCTTCTTTTCAGCCGCGGCCAGCCCTTTGAGCTCGTGCCGCTCAACATCAACAAGCTCGTCGAGGAGCTCCTGGTGATGATAAGCCATATAATCGGGGAGGACATAACCATCTCGACCGACCTGGCCCCGGACCTCTGGACCATTGAGGCCGACGAGAGCAATATCGAGCAGGTCATAATGAACCTCGCCCTGAACGCGAAGGACGCCATGCCGGAAGGGGGCACGCTCTCGATAAAAACGGAAAACGTCGTAATCGACGAGCGCCGGGCCAAGGCCGTTCCGGATGCGCGACAAGGAGAGGCGGTCTGCCTTACCGTGGCCGATACCGGCGTGGGAATAGAAAGGGAGTTCCTCCCCAGGATATTCGAGCCGTTCTTCACGACCAAGGAGGCAGGCAAGGGGACCGGGTTCGGGCTTTCCATAGTCTACAGCATAGTAAAGCAGCACCGGGGCTGGCTATCGGTCAAGAGCGAGCCCGGCAAGGGCACCATGTTCAGGATCTATTTCCCGGCCGTCCTCAGGCGCCGCGAAAGAGAAGAGGCGCGCGAGGGGAAGCACCTGAAAGGCAGAGGTGAAAAGGTGCTGCTGGTAGAGGACGACCTGCCGGTAAGGGAGTTCACGAAGGCCGCGCTTGCGAATAACGGGTTCAGGGTCGTCGAGGCCGGGAATGCGAAAGAGGCGATTGAGGCGTTCGAGAGGGAACCGGATCTTAAGCTCCTCTTCTCGGACCTCGTCCTGAAAGACAAGAGCGGCTTCAACCTCGCCGAGGAGGTCCTTACCAGGAAGCCTGACATGGCGGTTGTGATAACGAGCGGATACGCCGAGGAGACCACCAGGCCGCTCCTTAAAGAGAAGGGCTATAGCTTCCTCCCGAAACCCTATTCGGTTTCAAGCCTCATGAGAGCGGTCTCAGAGGCGCTCGAGCGATCGAAGAGGTCGGATTGA
- a CDS encoding GNAT family N-acetyltransferase yields the protein MELIFEDSGFIVKPVSAPEEVQAAMELRHQVFRDELRWVPVSPDGSDRDDYDGFAEGIGVFTGRGELIGYVRLIPAPRPYMIEKEFACLLPEGGFRKTLEMAESTRICVRKDMRKEMVGGLSLAHLLYKAIYNWCLVNDRRHLVTIIEERYYIYLKRYFPFVPLAPFKPLGEGVMSGIVVLDWREFEERAGRRRPEFLGWMSTPVVHAPSVLQQHALY from the coding sequence ATGGAACTGATATTCGAAGATAGCGGCTTCATCGTAAAACCCGTATCGGCGCCCGAGGAGGTCCAGGCGGCAATGGAGCTCCGCCACCAGGTATTCAGGGATGAGCTCCGCTGGGTTCCTGTCTCCCCTGACGGGTCTGACAGGGACGACTATGACGGCTTTGCTGAAGGCATAGGCGTCTTTACCGGAAGAGGCGAACTCATCGGCTACGTGCGTCTCATACCCGCGCCCCGGCCCTACATGATCGAGAAGGAATTCGCGTGCCTTCTGCCTGAAGGCGGTTTCAGGAAAACGCTAGAGATGGCGGAATCGACGAGGATCTGCGTAAGGAAGGACATGCGGAAGGAGATGGTCGGCGGCTTAAGCCTCGCCCATCTCCTCTACAAGGCCATATACAACTGGTGCCTCGTGAACGACAGGAGGCACCTGGTGACGATAATAGAGGAGCGGTACTACATCTATCTCAAGAGGTATTTCCCGTTCGTGCCGCTCGCGCCTTTCAAGCCCCTCGGAGAAGGCGTAATGTCCGGCATAGTGGTGCTCGACTGGCGGGAATTCGAGGAGAGGGCCGGAAGGAGGCGCCCGGAGTTCCTCGGCTGGATGTCTACTCCAGTCGTCCATGCTCCATCAGTATTGCAACAGCATGCGCTTTATTGA
- a CDS encoding LuxR C-terminal-related transcriptional regulator: MVDYRKFSKKELTNILDVIDSALACRAEEDLRGLLDRIRGLVSGDYGICGMGKGDQKGLFAPPHIVNLNYPMEWLQIYGSNQLYFQDPIVLRNLQTPGSQIWDETYSLFGGKLTDLFMSSRDFGISHGVSGGMYAPESKTTTLFSFSGKGKWFQKHQKEILDVLSPHLHQALLRVCKTLSRDPRVDTLSEREIIRWVKAGKTNWEISVILNISERTVKFHVQNIERKLDAVNKAHAVAILMEHGRLE, from the coding sequence ATGGTTGACTACCGGAAATTCTCGAAAAAAGAGCTCACAAACATCCTGGACGTCATCGACTCGGCGCTGGCGTGCAGGGCCGAGGAGGACCTCCGGGGCCTGCTGGACAGGATAAGGGGGCTGGTCTCCGGCGACTACGGCATCTGCGGCATGGGAAAGGGTGACCAGAAGGGGCTCTTCGCGCCGCCGCACATAGTAAACCTGAATTACCCCATGGAATGGCTGCAGATATACGGCTCGAACCAGCTCTATTTCCAGGACCCCATAGTGCTCCGGAACCTGCAGACCCCGGGCTCCCAGATATGGGACGAGACGTATTCGCTATTCGGCGGCAAGCTTACCGATCTTTTCATGTCCTCGAGGGACTTCGGCATATCGCACGGCGTGAGCGGCGGGATGTACGCGCCCGAGTCGAAGACTACGACGCTCTTCTCTTTTTCGGGAAAAGGCAAGTGGTTCCAGAAGCACCAGAAGGAGATCCTCGATGTGCTCTCCCCGCACCTCCACCAGGCGCTCCTCCGGGTATGCAAGACCCTCAGCAGGGACCCCCGCGTGGACACGCTCTCAGAGAGGGAGATAATAAGGTGGGTCAAGGCCGGGAAGACGAACTGGGAGATATCGGTCATCCTCAATATAAGCGAGAGGACGGTCAAGTTCCACGTGCAGAACATAGAAAGGAAGCTCGACGCGGTCAATAAAGCGCATGCTGTTGCAATACTGATGGAGCATGGACGACTGGAGTAG
- a CDS encoding autoinducer binding domain-containing protein, with product MPYGNLSKRELVRILELIELSQKCFGPEDLKKLILDSRDLFGAEFAVCGLLEPGRPVITGFVNGNYPEEWVSRYMSCNYQGDDPVVRFHSNFAVTQLWSDVFKRYNDPKSRELLKNASDYRIKHGVTASVYVPDIDKIAVFSFSDSRDVFKDRHKKLGDILAAHLHGALVRAISPSPAIDISESLGPERELKEGLDG from the coding sequence GTGCCGTACGGTAATCTCTCAAAAAGAGAGCTGGTAAGGATACTCGAGCTCATCGAGCTTTCCCAGAAATGTTTCGGGCCTGAGGACCTGAAGAAGCTGATCCTCGACTCAAGGGACCTCTTCGGGGCCGAATTCGCCGTGTGCGGCCTGCTTGAGCCCGGCAGGCCCGTCATAACCGGTTTCGTGAACGGGAACTACCCTGAAGAATGGGTAAGCCGTTACATGTCCTGCAATTACCAGGGCGACGACCCGGTCGTCCGGTTCCACTCGAATTTCGCCGTCACCCAGCTCTGGTCAGACGTCTTTAAGCGCTACAACGACCCGAAGTCCAGGGAGCTTCTCAAGAACGCAAGCGATTACCGCATAAAGCACGGTGTGACCGCCTCGGTCTACGTGCCGGACATCGACAAAATAGCGGTTTTCAGCTTCTCCGATTCCAGGGACGTCTTCAAGGACCGCCATAAGAAGCTCGGAGACATACTTGCCGCCCATCTGCACGGGGCGCTGGTAAGGGCGATAAGCCCTTCGCCTGCGATCGACATAAGCGAGTCTTTAGGACCTGAGCGTGAGCTAAAGGAGGGGCTGGATGGTTGA
- the tadA gene encoding Flp pilus assembly complex ATPase component TadA: protein MAVKKIGELLVESGLITEEQLEEALAAGKENKGTRTGALLVKLGYATEIDIAQTLSYQVGIPFMDMASTTVDPESLKLVSEKLARKYLLVPLYHDKKVLRIAMADPLNLNAIDDLRFSTGMEIQPFIATLSDINAAISRYYHLNEPMMDEILGDFKKDRYVEIFHESESSRDLSEQVKKSAAPPIIKMVDSILIHGFDNRASDIHIEPQEKGVKLRIRVDGLMRETKQLPKWVQGPVVSRIKIMARMDIAERRTAQDGRFKVRIGEKSMDVRVSSLPTQYGETIVMRLLDPKAAMIDIEGIGIGKKELERVLDIIERPQGVVLVTGPTGSGKTSTLYAMLARIKKEEINIITIEDPIEYELKDVNQVAVNDKTGLTFSYTLRSVLRQDPDVILVGEMRDAETATIAHQASLTGHLVFSTLHTNDAVSSITRLRNLGVPSYMAASALNGIVAQRLVRVICKGCREEYTPTGQEIRKAGLKWSGKKLYRGAGCNLCADTGYSGRTGIFEIISVNSTIKNLIAAEAPEREVVAAALEEGMTPMHMDGLKKVASGITTLEELARVIYMGKEAVCPACLKTVPAGTDKCLECESDEKAALCPS from the coding sequence ATGGCGGTAAAGAAGATAGGCGAGCTCCTGGTCGAATCAGGGCTCATAACCGAGGAACAGCTCGAAGAGGCCCTTGCCGCAGGCAAGGAGAACAAGGGCACCAGGACCGGCGCCCTGCTTGTAAAGCTGGGGTACGCGACAGAAATTGACATAGCCCAGACCCTCTCATACCAGGTCGGGATTCCCTTTATGGACATGGCTTCCACGACAGTGGACCCGGAGAGCCTTAAGCTCGTTAGCGAAAAGCTTGCCCGGAAGTACCTCCTTGTGCCGCTCTACCACGACAAGAAGGTCCTGAGGATCGCCATGGCTGACCCGTTGAACCTCAATGCCATAGACGACCTGAGGTTTTCGACGGGCATGGAGATACAGCCCTTCATCGCCACGCTTTCGGACATCAACGCCGCGATATCGAGATACTATCACCTGAACGAGCCCATGATGGATGAGATACTGGGCGATTTCAAGAAGGACAGGTACGTCGAGATATTCCATGAATCCGAATCGAGCAGGGACCTATCCGAGCAGGTAAAGAAGTCCGCCGCGCCGCCCATCATCAAGATGGTCGATTCCATACTGATACACGGCTTCGACAACAGGGCGAGCGACATCCATATCGAGCCGCAGGAGAAGGGCGTGAAGCTCCGGATACGGGTCGACGGGCTCATGCGCGAAACAAAGCAGCTCCCCAAATGGGTGCAGGGGCCGGTCGTTTCGAGGATAAAGATAATGGCGAGGATGGACATAGCCGAGAGGAGGACGGCCCAGGACGGCAGGTTCAAGGTGCGGATCGGGGAAAAGAGCATGGACGTCAGGGTCTCGTCTCTCCCGACCCAGTACGGAGAGACCATAGTCATGCGGCTCCTCGACCCCAAGGCCGCCATGATAGACATAGAAGGCATAGGTATAGGGAAGAAAGAGCTCGAAAGGGTGCTCGACATCATAGAGCGCCCCCAGGGTGTGGTGCTCGTGACCGGCCCCACCGGCTCGGGCAAGACCTCGACCCTTTACGCCATGCTGGCCCGCATAAAAAAGGAAGAGATAAACATTATAACCATAGAGGACCCCATAGAGTACGAGCTCAAGGACGTAAACCAGGTCGCCGTGAACGACAAGACCGGCCTGACCTTCTCGTACACGCTGAGGTCGGTCCTCCGGCAGGACCCGGACGTGATCCTTGTCGGCGAGATGAGGGACGCGGAAACGGCTACGATCGCCCACCAGGCCTCCCTTACGGGACACCTGGTCTTCTCGACTCTCCACACGAACGACGCGGTCTCCTCTATAACGAGGCTCCGTAATCTCGGCGTGCCGTCGTACATGGCGGCATCGGCCCTGAACGGCATAGTGGCCCAGAGGCTCGTGAGGGTGATATGCAAAGGGTGCAGGGAGGAGTACACGCCGACCGGGCAGGAGATACGGAAGGCTGGGCTCAAGTGGTCCGGGAAGAAGCTCTACAGGGGCGCGGGCTGCAACCTCTGCGCCGATACCGGCTACTCGGGGAGGACCGGGATATTCGAGATAATATCCGTAAACAGCACGATAAAGAACCTCATAGCCGCTGAAGCGCCGGAGCGCGAGGTCGTTGCGGCCGCCCTGGAAGAAGGCATGACTCCGATGCACATGGACGGGCTTAAGAAGGTCGCTTCAGGCATAACGACGCTTGAGGAACTCGCAAGGGTCATATACATGGGCAAGGAAGCGGTCTGCCCGGCCTGCCTCAAGACCGTCCCGGCCGGGACGGATAAATGCCTCGAATGCGAGTCGGACGAAAAGGCCGCCTTATGCCCCTCGTGA
- a CDS encoding DUF362 domain-containing protein, whose amino-acid sequence MSSKVYFADLRTTPRRNLHDKLDSLLLKVGIRERFRKGHLIALKLHFGEKGNASYVRPVFVRRIVERVRETGANPFLTDTNTLYVGTRGNSVDHLRTAIENGFDFAVVSAPLVIADGLRGASGTPIRVEGKHLREVSIANEIVAADGLVVVTHFKCHELSGFGGALKNVGMGCASREGKLAQHSNCSPVVDPEGCVACGDCAAACPSGAIMVGTAAVIDQEACIGCGHCIAVCPEGTIKVSWDETTGRLQEKMVEHFEGAVKGKEGRCVYISFVTQVSPACDCYGHNDAPIVPDAGVLASTDPVAIDQAAADIVNGMEGFRESALRSGHGPGGDKFRGVHPSVDWEIQLSYAEKRGLGSREYSLVKI is encoded by the coding sequence ATGAGCTCGAAAGTCTACTTCGCTGACCTTAGGACCACCCCCAGAAGAAACCTCCATGACAAGCTCGACTCCCTCCTTCTGAAGGTCGGCATAAGGGAGAGGTTCAGGAAAGGGCACCTGATCGCCCTTAAGCTCCATTTCGGGGAAAAGGGCAACGCCTCTTACGTAAGGCCCGTTTTCGTAAGGAGGATCGTCGAGCGCGTAAGGGAAACAGGCGCAAACCCCTTCCTTACCGACACAAACACCCTTTACGTAGGGACCAGGGGCAACTCCGTCGACCACCTGAGGACGGCAATCGAGAACGGCTTCGATTTCGCCGTGGTCTCCGCTCCCCTAGTCATAGCCGACGGCTTAAGGGGCGCCTCCGGAACGCCGATAAGGGTAGAAGGGAAGCACCTCAGGGAAGTAAGCATCGCGAACGAGATAGTCGCCGCCGACGGGCTTGTGGTGGTGACCCATTTCAAATGCCACGAGCTTTCCGGATTCGGGGGCGCATTGAAGAACGTCGGCATGGGGTGCGCAAGCCGCGAGGGGAAGCTCGCGCAGCACTCGAACTGCTCCCCGGTCGTAGACCCCGAAGGCTGCGTTGCCTGCGGCGACTGCGCCGCCGCGTGCCCCTCAGGGGCCATAATGGTCGGGACCGCCGCGGTAATAGACCAGGAGGCCTGCATAGGATGCGGCCACTGCATCGCCGTATGCCCGGAGGGTACAATAAAGGTAAGCTGGGACGAGACAACAGGGAGGCTCCAGGAGAAGATGGTCGAGCACTTCGAGGGCGCCGTCAAGGGAAAAGAGGGCCGGTGCGTATATATCTCTTTCGTGACCCAGGTGAGCCCGGCATGCGACTGCTACGGCCATAACGACGCCCCCATAGTGCCGGATGCCGGGGTACTGGCCTCTACCGACCCCGTGGCTATAGACCAGGCCGCGGCGGACATCGTAAACGGAATGGAAGGCTTCAGGGAGAGTGCCCTCCGTAGCGGGCACGGGCCCGGAGGCGACAAGTTCAGGGGGGTCCACCCCTCCGTAGACTGGGAAATACAGCTCTCATACGCCGAGAAAAGAGGGCTGGGATCGAGAGAGTACTCCCTGGTTAAAATCTGA